The Brassica napus cultivar Da-Ae chromosome C7, Da-Ae, whole genome shotgun sequence genome has a segment encoding these proteins:
- the LOC106452448 gene encoding putative F-box protein At3g23950 has protein sequence MDLPEIALVNVLSRFPLKSIARFRTVSKEWRSLIDSDFFRNHYISFKSSSSLSWSIIQTNPHKLSLEIVGHHGCNTWGLDRSPGSFLRFFAKSTIRKLLVLSCTDGLVSICAEASDGSPLFYIGNPLMEDWFQLPLPPFLSSQDLDSLRKNKRFSDTGFVTKMQSGVVVSYKVVWMLSHGRLSDKLDFMIYSSETGTWRKHHVSCPHSTVWERQDKSIALNGRLHWLSEDTPSFDASSIVAYDFYGGTGSDDDECRIIHFPGSQIDEVTGDNLFQRVYRRSFTASEGSIVYFNEFHVNETWTLRVWKLVKYEDCPEAWQLSWDLKLRSLIESGTCYFPVVMHPLNSDIIYLWNRTAKGLVLFNLRTRVFSVRKEAEEDGKCMDGCSLSFNWCSEYMDSIRKYNLPGYQGGPNSLFFSQYVLPRWLHRLPRPQST, from the coding sequence ATGGATCTTCCAGAGATAGCACTGGTCAACGTCTTGTCGCGATTTCCATTGAAGAGCATCGCGAGATTTAGAACAGTGAGCAAAGAATGGAGATCGCTCATCGACTCCGACTTCTTCAGAAATCACTACATCTCCTTCAAATCATCTTCCTCCCTCTCCTGGTCTATCATCCAAACCAATCCCCACAAACTCTCACTCGAGATCGTTGGCCACCATGGATGCAACACATGGGGCCTCGATCGTTCTCCTGGTTCTTTCTTGCGTTTCTTCGCCAAGAGCACAATCAGAAAACTCTTGGTCTTATCTTGTACCGATGGTTTGGTCTCGATCTGCGCAGAAGCTAGCGATGGTTCTCCTTTGTTTTACATCGGAAACCCTTTGATGGAGGATTGGTTTCAACTCCCTCTCCCTCCGTTTCTCTCCTCGCAGGATCTTGATAGTTTGCGTAAGAACAAACGTTTCAGTGACACTGGTTTCGTTACGAAGATGCAGAGCGGGGTTGTTGTGAGTTACAAGGTTGTCTGGATGTTGTCTCACGGTAGATTATCTGATAAACTCGACTTTATGATTTACTCATCTGAAACAGGGACGTGGAGGAAACACCACGTGTCTTGTCCACACTCCACCGTCTGGGAAAGACAAGACAAGTCCATTGCTTTGAACGGGAGGCTTCACTGGCTTTCAGAGGATACTCCTAGTTTCGACGCAAGTTCTATTGTAGCTTACGATTTCTATGGAGGTACTGGtagtgatgatgatgagtgtCGTATCATACATTTTCCCGGTAGCCAGATAGATGAAGTCACTGGAGATAATTTATTTCAACGAGTCTACAGGAGAAGCTTCACAGCTTCAGAAGGATCCATTGTTTATTTCAATGAGTTCCATGTGAATGAAACATGGACGTTACGGGTTTGGAAGCTGGTCAAGTACGAAGATTGTCCTGAGGCTTGGCAACTCTCTTGGGATCTCAAGTTGAGGTCTTTGATTGAATCTGGTACCTGTTATTTCCCGGTGGTGATGCATCCTTTGAACTCCGACATTATCTACTTGTGGAACAGGACCGCGAAAGGTTTGGTCTTGTTTAACTTGCGCACACGTGTGTTTAGTGTTCGtaaagaagctgaagaagacggCAAGTGTATGGATGGTTGCAGCTTGAGTTTTAACTGGTGCAGCGAGTATATGGACAGCATCCGTAAATACAATCTCCCAGGGTATCAAGGTGGTCCTAACAGTCTCTTCTTTTCTCAGTATGTTCTCCCCCGTTGGTTGCACCGTCTCCCTCGCCCTCAATCTACTTAG